A genomic window from Chanodichthys erythropterus isolate Z2021 chromosome 1, ASM2448905v1, whole genome shotgun sequence includes:
- the gm2a gene encoding ganglioside GM2 activator, translating to MKSCVSVFIALFAANCFLLEGSSHLLSKEISKLTKVWGFSWQDCDKPDDPARLKTLNISPDPIPIPGQLTADASGTTSVELASPLSVNVTLEKEVAGIWVKIPCLDEIGSCHYPNVCDLLDQLIPPGQDCPEPLHTYGLPCHCPFKAGDYSLPTSDIYIPDVELPGWLTNGNYKVQGVLGSSEKELGCLKISFALHSSK from the exons ATGAAAAGCTGCGTTTCCGTGTTCATCGCTCTTTTTGCTGCAAACTGTTTTTTGCTGGAAGGCTCGAGCCACTTGCTCAGCAAGGAAATCTCTAAATTAACCAAG GTGTGGGGGTTTTCTTGGCAAGACTGCGATAAACCAGATGATCCTGCACGATTGAAGACTCTTAATATATCTCCAGATCCCATTCCCATTCCGGGACAGTTAACAGCAGATGCATCAGGCACAACATCAGTAGAGCTGGCATCTCCTCTCTCA GTGAACGTGACGCTGGAAAAAGAAGTAGCTGGTATTTGGGTGAAAATACCCTGTCTGGATGAAATAGGAAGTTGTCATTACCCTAATGTCTGTGACCTGCTCGATCAGCTGATCCCCCCTGGACAGGACTGTCCTGAGCCTCTGCATACATACGGCCTGCCCTGCCACTGCCCGTTCAAAGCT GGTGATTATTCTTTGCCGACGTCAGATATCTACATACCAGACGTTGAACTGCCTGGCTGGCTGACCAATGGCAATTACAAAGTACAGGGTGTTTTAGGAAGCTCTGAGAAAGAACTGGGATGCCTCAAAATCAGCTTCGCATTGCATTCCTCGAAGTAA
- the LOC137006981 gene encoding ganglioside GM2 activator isoform X1: MKKSCISLFIVLFSANCFLLEVSSRFQKFKGFSWESCGKPDDPIHVKTLHVYPNPIPSPGYVLAPASATTLIDLLSPLPVNVTLEKEVAGAWVKIPCVDDRGSCYYPDACDRLVQVFMTLTGLCPYSLSPSSLSCRCPLKAGDYVWPTSGIYIPNFSLPDKLTNFRLQVILGNSNKELGCLKVNFSLASGLLNQHNEM, encoded by the exons ATGAAGAAAAGCTGCATTTCCTTGTTTATCGTTTTGTTCTCGGCCAACTGTTTTTTGCTGGAAGTCTCGAGCCGTTTTCAGAAG TTTAAGGGCTTTTCCTGGGAAAGCTGTGGAAAGCCTGATGACCCCATACATGTGAAGACTCTACATGTGTATCCAAACCCAATTCCTTCACCAGGATATGTTTTAGCACCTGCATCAGCCACCACATTAATAGATCTGCTCTCTCCTCTGCCT GTGAACGTGACACTTGAAAAAGAAGTGGCTGGTGCGTGGGTAAAAATACCTTGTGTTGATGACCGAGGAAGTTGTTATTACCCTGACGCCTGTGACCGGTTGGTCCAGGTCTTTATGACATTGACAGGACTCTGTCCTTACTCTCTTAGTCCTAGTAGTTTATCCTGCCGCTGCCCGCTCAAAGCT GGTGACTACGTTTGGCCAACATCTGGTATCTACATACCAAATTTTTCACTGCCTGACAAACTGACCAATTTCAGATTACAGGTAATTTTAGGCAACTCTAATAAAGAACTGGGATGCCTTAAAGTCAACTTCTCATTGGCATCAGGACTACTCAACCAACACAATGAAATGTAG
- the LOC137006981 gene encoding ganglioside GM2 activator isoform X2, whose translation MKKSCISLFIVLFSANCFLLEVSSRFQKGFSWESCGKPDDPIHVKTLHVYPNPIPSPGYVLAPASATTLIDLLSPLPVNVTLEKEVAGAWVKIPCVDDRGSCYYPDACDRLVQVFMTLTGLCPYSLSPSSLSCRCPLKAGDYVWPTSGIYIPNFSLPDKLTNFRLQVILGNSNKELGCLKVNFSLASGLLNQHNEM comes from the exons ATGAAGAAAAGCTGCATTTCCTTGTTTATCGTTTTGTTCTCGGCCAACTGTTTTTTGCTGGAAGTCTCGAGCCGTTTTCAGAAG GGCTTTTCCTGGGAAAGCTGTGGAAAGCCTGATGACCCCATACATGTGAAGACTCTACATGTGTATCCAAACCCAATTCCTTCACCAGGATATGTTTTAGCACCTGCATCAGCCACCACATTAATAGATCTGCTCTCTCCTCTGCCT GTGAACGTGACACTTGAAAAAGAAGTGGCTGGTGCGTGGGTAAAAATACCTTGTGTTGATGACCGAGGAAGTTGTTATTACCCTGACGCCTGTGACCGGTTGGTCCAGGTCTTTATGACATTGACAGGACTCTGTCCTTACTCTCTTAGTCCTAGTAGTTTATCCTGCCGCTGCCCGCTCAAAGCT GGTGACTACGTTTGGCCAACATCTGGTATCTACATACCAAATTTTTCACTGCCTGACAAACTGACCAATTTCAGATTACAGGTAATTTTAGGCAACTCTAATAAAGAACTGGGATGCCTTAAAGTCAACTTCTCATTGGCATCAGGACTACTCAACCAACACAATGAAATGTAG